A region from the Dermacentor andersoni chromosome 11, qqDerAnde1_hic_scaffold, whole genome shotgun sequence genome encodes:
- the LOC126539009 gene encoding acetylcholinesterase-like, translating to MPAVTKVVKGKTRHLFVKHHDEAPSLPPFSPSWPGQELPHEPSPEQPAPSAHTDEPANEAPKEPARKVTAGAETAKSREEERTISSYVAKFLRAGKDGGGQEECGKPTSGTSEAAAGIAEPPKKLSTEIQQRTCICGPKTKILLLTVAGVTLVIIATAVVTAVKNSSPRDDPVISGHFGAVRGQRLVVSDQDRQWEVLAFLGVPFAKAPRGELRFKPPQPLATPVGKDQREDSASRTLDTWTKRPPCPQQDFYLGHQAVNTSNATEDCLHLNIWAPPSSCGTSEEQEACELRTVLFFLYGAAFQNGGNNFEARSHGNSTTGGLYDGRYLSALGNLVVVVPNYRVGPLGFLGSRVGTSFPQNLGLHDQRLALEWTRDNIDSFGGSASHLVLAGHDAGATSLGYHLFSGDTAFWTQNVDRFILQSGGPFHSYEGQNVEGARQLIASLRCPGDMSSEVTLGCLQRAHTDAIARSPIAPSFVPVFGREPLPRPQPLDARDKSIKATGLKGKQFLLGRVACEGAYPWFVEQRHTGTGDPQQIATLLLGHKEMRRWQNDSGVHRGRILLERWQNATGISLSLAPGRRTYQEAVGDILEVCPMSELAEQLYAWHNRVHVYELGYRPSYSSWLSENAAVHFEDMELVFGMPLRPGVVSSDLDKTWSRTMIHVWATFARTGQPPVVHNLRWPRYDSTLHTIMKLGPQHVTEQAETKRTRCNLMRDTSVPY from the exons ATGCCAGCTGTGACTAAGGTCGTCAAGG gCAAGACGAGACACCTGTTCGTCAAGCACCACGACGAGGCTCCCAGTTTGCCGCCGTTTTCGCCATCTTGGCCTGGGCAGGAGCTTCCACATGAGCCGTCGCCCGAGCAGCCAGCACCTTCTGCCCACACCGACGAACCTGCCAACGAGGCGCCCAAGGAACCTGCGAGAAAAG TGACAGCTGGCGCTGAGACTGCGAAATCGAGAGAGGAGGAACGCACCATTTCAAGTTACGTGGCCAAATTTCTTCGAGCCGGGAAAGATGGCGGAGGACAAGAGGAATGCGGGAAGCCAACTTCCGGCACCTCTGAGGCAGCAGCCGGAATTGCGGAGCCGCCTAAGAAACTATCCACGGAGATTCAACA GCGTACGTGCATCTGCGGCCCCAAGACGAAGATCCTGCTGCTGACGGTGGCCGGCGTGACGCTAGTGATTATCGCGACGGCCGTGGTGACCGCGGTCAAGAACAGTTCGCCCCGCGACGATCCGGTGATCAGCGGCCACTTCGGTGCGGTGCGCGGTCAGCGGCTCGTGGTCAGCGACCAGGACCGCCAGTGGGAGGTGCTCGCTTTCCTGGGCGTGCCGTTCGCGAAGGCGCCCCGGGGGGAATTGCGCTTCAAACCGCCGCAGCCCCTGGCCACGCCGGTAGGG AAAGACCAGCGAGAGGACTCTGCGTCCAGGACTCTGGACACTTGGACAAAGCGGCCACCCTGTCCGCAGCAGGACTTCTACCTGGGCCACCAGGCCGTCAATACCAGCAACGCCACCGAGGACTGCCTGCACCTCAACATCTGGGCACCGCCTTCGAGCTGCGGCACCAGCGAAGAACAGGAGGCGTGCGAACTTCGAACCGTGCTCTTCTTCCTGTACGGGGCGGCCTTCCAGAACGGCGGGAATAACTTCGAGGCACGTTCTCACGGTAACAGCACgacagggggg CTTTACGACGGCCGATACCTGTCTGCCCTTGGCAACCTGGTCGTAGTCGTGCCGAACTACCGCGTGGGTCCGCTGGGCTTTCTAGGCAGCCGCGTGGGGACGAGTTTTCCCCAAAACTTGGGCCTGCACGACCAACGGCTGGCGCTCGAATGGACGCGAGACAACATCGATTCCTTCGGCGGCAGCGCGTCGCATCTAGTGCTGGCGGGCCACGACGCCGGCGCGACGTCCCTGGGATACCACCTGTTCAGCGGAGACACAGCATTCTGGACGCAGAACGTGGATCGCTTCATACTCCAGAGCGGAGGACCCTTCCACAG CTACGAAGGACAGAACGTGGAAGGAGCGCGTCAGCTGATCGCCAGCCTGCGTTGCCCCGGCGACATGTCGTCCGAGGTCACGCTCGGCTGCCTCCAGAGAGCGCACACGGATGCGATCGCCCGAAGTCCTATCGCGCCCAGTTTCGTGCCAGTCTTCGGCAGGGAGCCGCTGCCCAGACCTCAGCCGCTGGATGCGCGGGACAAGTCTATCAAG GCGACCGGTCTCAAGGGGAAGCAGTTCCTGCTGGGTCGCGTGGCGTGCGAGGGCGCCTACCCGTGGTTCGTCGAGCAGCGCCACACGGGCACGGGCGACCCGCAGCAGATCGCCACCCTGCTGCTGGGCCACAAGGAGATGCGGCGCTGGCAGAACGACTCGGGCGTACATCGAGGCCGCATCCTTCTCGAGCGCTGGCAGAACGCCACGGGCATCAGTCTGAGCCTGGCCCCCGGACGCAGAACCTACCAGGAGGCCGTTGGAGACATCCTG GAAGTGTGCCCAATGTCCGAGCTCGCCGAACAGCTGTACGCGTGGCACAACCGGGTGCACGTGTACGAGCTCGGCTACCGGCCCAGTTACTCCAGCTGGCTCAGCGAGAACGCCGCCGTCCACTTCGAAGACATGGAGCTCGTGTTCGGCATGCCGCTGAGGCCCGGCGTGGTGTCCAGCGACCTGGACAAAACCTGGTCACGCACCATGATCCACGTGTGGGCAACGTTCGCGCGAACCGG CCAACCACCTGTTGTGCACAATTTGAGGTGGCCCAGGTACGACTCCACCCTGCATACCATAATGAAGCTGGGTCCCCAACACGTCACCGAGCAAGCCGAAACGAAGCGGACGCGCTGCAACCTTATGCGAGACACCAGTGTGCCATACTGA